In Hyperolius riggenbachi isolate aHypRig1 chromosome 10, aHypRig1.pri, whole genome shotgun sequence, a genomic segment contains:
- the LOC137534523 gene encoding uncharacterized protein isoform X2, translating to MGDMKGDMKGELKGGAEQIYVREEEPYHEEDITPEMNTGNTYFTAGRLRFSEQERGRRGQYTRNVSQDGSSSWRDRWNQNREQSLERAALNGGERSRSRERRRGRPRRASWARRVERLRPSTSPKSKFGDNVSRLRGAASPGRRTRNHPTNAAIGRITRSSLAQAESSPFFLIDSGQISSTPVNSYPSTSQSQSCFFQHQGDDFDEGEDDESMAQAGSQRLRNVRFSDRENMALVEKVICHFEPLFSELSTKTEMAVRHRLWKEITESVNAVGAYRRSVAHCKKRYQDIKKSIRKKVTLERRHSAISGISGPRPIFLNSYEERLKPYIYKSKSARRREVLDTLMMEDSSDSDFDMHDSPIPSPPSTEEQQDTGHCSQADEDSTTGFPESLEENGEQRHHKVSGERATSPKSGPVLRPRHSSTGGQKSTAKEDKTGKLDERGKKRFLREQIMHRKMLMRKLNALHEDVCHLTQTLASATSVQSSFLERIAGALEEKNRIEMVQQKTLESMNETLHRTCVHLGLSSSGADNSKGQPGQT from the exons gaAATACATATTTCACTGCAGGAAGATTAAGGTTTTCAGAGCAGGAGAGAGGTAGGAGAGGACAGTACACTCGCAATGTTTcacaggatgggagcagcagctggcgtgatagatggaaccaaaaCAGAGAGCAGAGCTTGGAGAGAGCCGCTCTAAATGGTGGTGAGAGAAGCCGAAGTAGAGAGAGACGGCGTGGCAGACCTAGACGTGCCAGCTGGGCGAGGAGGGTGGAGAGACTAAGGCCCAGTACCAGCCCCAAAAGCAAGTTTGGTGACAACGTTTCTAGACTCAGAGGTGCAGCCAGTCCAGGTAGGAGGACCAGAAACCACCCCACCAATGCTGCTATCGGTAGAATAACCCGTTCAAGTCTTGCTCAAGCTGAATCCTCACCATTCTTCCTGATAGACTCGGGCCAGATCTCCTCAACCCCTGTCAATTCATATCCCTCTACATCTCAATCTCAGTCGTGCTTCTTTCAGCACCAAGGCGATGACTTTGATGAAGGAGAAGATGACGAAAGCATGGCGCAAGCAGGCTCCCAAAGGCTGAGGAACGTCCGTTTCTCTGACCGAGAAAACATGGCTCTGGTGGAGAAGGTTATATGTCATTTCGAACCTTTATTCAGTGAACTGTCCACCAAAACCGAGATGGCGGTTAGGCaccgtctgtggaaagagattacGGAGTCAGTGAATGCCGTAGGCGCCTATAGGAGGAGTGTGGCCCACTGTAAGAAGAGGTATCAAGATATTAAGAAGAGCATCAGAAAAAAAGTCAcgctggagaggagacacag TGCTATTTCCGGAATCAGTGGTCCTCGGCCTATATTTCTCAACTCGTATGAAGAGAGATTGAAGCCGTACATATACAAATCAAAAAGTGCGAGACGCCGAGAGGTTCTGGACACGCTGATGATGGAAGACTCTTCTGACTCAG ATTTTGACATGCATGACAGTCCAATTCCAAGTCCACCCAGCACAGAGGAACAACAGGACACTGGGCATTGTTCTCAGGCCGACGAGGATAGCACCACGGGGTTTCCAGAATCCTTAGAAGAAAATGGAGAGCAGAGGCATCACAAGGTCTCTGGCGAACGTGCCACGTCTCCAAAAAGTGGTCCTGTGCTTCGGCCAAGGCATTCCTCTACTGGTGGACAAAAGTCTACTGCTAAAGAGGACAAGACCGGCAAATTGGATGAACGAGGTAAAAAACGCTTTCTACGTGAGCAAATCATGCACAGGAAAATGTTGATGAGGAAGCTAAACGCCCTTCATGAAGATGTTTGCCACCTCACTCAGACCTTGGCAAGTGCCACCTCGGTGCAGAGTAGCTTCTTGGAGAGGATTGCTGGAGCTCTAGAAGAGAAAAACCGCATAGAGATGGTGCAACAAAAGACTCTGGAGAGTATGAATGAGACACTTCATCGTACCTGTGTCCATCTAGGACTCAGTTCATCTGGTGCAGATAATTCAAAGGGGCAGCCTGGTCAAACCTGA